The DNA window ATCTTCCCATGTACTTCTCCACGTTTAGGCCTCTTACCACTTCTTGATGGGATGCCATTGATTTGCAGATTAAGAGTGAAAAAAGGGCTAAGAGAACGGGAGACATTTTGTTATGAAATGGAATTGTTTCTTGAATATTTCTTGTAGGTATAGCTTGAGGAAGAAAGCAAAGCAAGGTTcaacaagtatatatatatatggcgTGGAGACGTGGAAAATAAGGAAGGATGGTCTCCTTAAGTGCGTACCTGTTTCACTACGAGTGGCAATTGCAATCGTTTAGTAAATAGATCTAAATGCTTGTGATTCAAATGGATAAAGATTATCCATCCACTAAGGAAACTTTTTCCTAAACATCTACTAGCTGGTTTCACTATTTcactctgtgtgtgtgtgtgtgtgttggtATTCAATTTTTCAGTTAAATGCACAGGTTACAAGGAGAGAATATGGTAAGAgttattagtatttgattaaTACTCATGAATTCAACATTATTGATAGCAATTAAAGATTTTCAATTATAAAAGAATTACTATAACCTATGCCTCTAATTTAAATACCTATAATTCCTACATTATTGAGCATATTGTTACTAGTATAACTAATGCTTTTGACTAACTATTATCACTTGTATATGTGTGTGGACTACGAGAGAGAAAATACTTATGGGCTACCAATGCTACAGAAGTCTGACAGCTATAAGTAACAAGAGAAAAATAACATATTTTCTATATATTCCTATCTCATATTTTAGCAAGAAAATTCGGTATTAATAGAGCTATACTCTCTTAGTTATATAGACTAAAGAGAATAACAGCAAATGTGACTGAACTGCTGTATCCTAAGATGATAAGTTGGACATCTTGCTACACCGTAATTTATTTTTCTGCAGACGAttgaatcattttaaaaaaaacaagatATCTGTTCTTCAAACCACCGCATTTGTGCACTCTTATatctttattattattgttgttttattattcCTATATAGTATTAACTCTTTTTATTCTAGCGGAACAACAgtgtgtatgtatgtgtatataaatatacatatacagGTACATATTCTTGGTTGGGCAATTCAATCTTGCTGTTAACCTTTTGGCCATAATCCACCAAGGAAACTATTAGCTGGTTTCAATATTTTTCTTGGGGTCTATCTAcgtctccaaaaaaaaaaagaatatatattgCAAGTAAAATCAATAAAGAGTAGTTTGTTTATCATTATTCGATGAATTGCAAAGAATCTCCATTGACAATCATACCACAGCGACTGTTACTTGTAGTCTGGAACATTCGGACAAGAAGCAAGAGGAGAAAGAAGGATAATGATAAAGACGGGTTTGTAAAAAAGGGCTCTTTGCCACACAACTATCTCTGTTGGAGAAATTACAGAGTCAAGAAACTAGAGGTATAACAAGACCATCATAATTAAGATTTTGCTCAGAATTGTCAAAGTTTTATTAATTTAGTATATAGCTTCACGAATATATGCAAAGTAGCAGGGTTATATTCTGAGCTTGTAAATAGTTTAGATTCTATCAATTGTTTGTCATCGATATCTCTGCAAACTATTCTAAATATTACAGGTTTTAGGAGATGGAAACTTATATCCGTTTATGGCTTTCTTGTTAGATGCTTTTTTGCTTCCACCTAGCAGTGAAAGGATTTCAGAGAAGAAAATTGGTGCATTTTTAATTAGGAAAGATGGTCACATTATTAATTTACATTTATATGTGTGTGTACGTATATAAGGATGATGCAACTTCTGACTCGGTGGAGACAGAAGCAACTAAAGGATGATAGATGTCGCAGACAAGAAGACTTGAATATGATGATGATAATGCAGCTGAGGATAATATAATTtgaattggaaaaaataaaTGACTTTTGCAACAAAAACAAATTATGTATATAGTATTATAAAATGCAATTTAACCATTGCACGGACCATTTTAGGTTCAAATCTTTACTTGCATGCAGACCATAAATAATCCAATGTTGAACGTTCTATCAATGGTTGAGATTGATAAATGTACTAACTATTCTTCCTAGTGCTTGTGTCAAAAGATAAGAGCTTATATGATAAATTTTTGTCATGGTCAAGAGCCAATAAAAAAGTTTCACGCgaatatataaaaatttcacTTGATAATTCACATGCTAAGTGGGGTTCACTTGGCAAGTTAAATGGAATCGTGTTAAAAGCAGagttaaattttttaattaatagaAATTTTAAAGGGAAGGAATAGAGATGAATGTAACAAACGACACGACCAAAAACCACTATGTGGTGGATGCATAAATCATATTAAATCAATCTTGATGCACAACACAtgacaattccataaattgaacaACTTTCTTATTTGCAAATAtaggtttttttaaaaaaaatttatttgctatTGTAGGTTATCACTTCTTATGTAAATTAAGCTTACTCTAAATGTTGTCCAAAAATGCATTCATGTCTAGAGCACTTTTAGCTTGCCTACTTTGTTTCCTTTGACCTACAAAAATTAGCGTCACTCATCAAAACAATAATATATGAGACGTTTATTAGCAACAGTGAAAGCAAACAAAATTGACCAACCCCCCTATGTATAGAATTCAGCATATGCTAATACCTCTGCTCTTCTTATACGTAATATCCATTCGACTTTCCCTGAATACCACACAATAAGAACTTGGTAATTTCCCCAACTCCAGATCATGACAAAGTTCAAAGTTTGAGTACACTCATAAAATGATCTCAAAATTAAATAGTTTCAAGGGGGCGTGATGTGTAGAAATGATTTGAAACCTCTGGGCACATATGTAATCGTGTAGAACATGTGGGATTTCGTCTATAACTTGAAAAAGTAATGAACTATATGTAAACTTATCATGCAGGACAGAAGCAATTTTAACCGTAAAACTGGTATCATTCATTGTAGCAATGTACTCTACCATAAATATTACTACCACATTAATTTGCTTACAACTGTTTCAATGGTTATGAATTTGTCTGTTGTCAGTTGTTGCCGTATATGAAGGTGTTGGAAACCAGCCAGACTTTCCTCGAATTTAGGAGGACAAAACACAGGACCGTGGCAGTAATAAAGGGGAAAATATTGCAAAACCAgggctttttttcttttttttttttgacgttTGAATGGATTCAAAGACCAGAAATTAACGCGACAAATGTGTGGGAGCTAGTGACCTTAAATATGTGCCTAGTTTTCATCTCTCAAATTTCTGAAGCTCCCCTTTTCCCCATTCCTTCCCTTTGGGAGTTTCGGTATCATTTTTTTCTCCTTCGGGAAATGATTGTTTCTTCCATCTGAAGCTCAGAATTCAAGTAAATTTTCGCAcaatctttctttttctttccttcctttttgTTGCATGTTGTTTTCTCTTTGATCTTTGACATTAATAATAGAAATGTTCTTTGATTTATTTGTCACGTTCATCGTTTTTGTCGAATGTTAATATTACTTGAACATAGGACCAATGCGATGTGAATTTACTGTTGTCCTCGAAATCCCTGTTTTGTGGACACTGTTTATCTTGATTTAGCCATCTTACGTTATGCAAATATTTAATGCAACTCCAAAACCATAAGTAGAAGAAAGGGGGCGTTTAAATTTTCTTGATCTTTATTGTTCTGGAGAGACAGAAATTAATACTGTTATCTTctaaatcaaaaggaaacatcCATGAAATGTTTTGGCAACACGCATTCgacatttaaaaaataattgcaACAGAGTCGGCCATTATCTGAACCGGGAGAAAATCAGAACATAGTTAAATAAGGAAAAAGGCTAAAGCAGGATCAAATCTGAAGGCAATTTGGTTTCACAACTTCTGGTAAATTCATCTTTGAAAGCCAGTATTCTGTTTTCCAAAGTTTTTGCTGGTACATAAATCTGTGCTTGTACGTGTTTCTGTGTCTGTTCTGCATGCCCGTGCGAAAATCTGATAGTTTGCCATTTATGAAATCAACCAGGCTGACAggattggaagaaaatgatcaGGCAACTGTTATTGTCTTTCTTGTTGATCCAAACCACTCTAGTGGCTGCCAGAGGCAGGGGAAGACGCCACCCTGCTGTTGTTCCCCCTCCTGCAAAAAAGTGGCTAACTCTAAATGGTAATGTATTATAACATTGAGTTGTATTCAATTTCCTGCTTAAAGGAAGCGAATGATCTCAATGCTTTAGTCCAATTATAAGTTTGTATGCCCTTTTCTGATTTGACTCTTTGCAGGAGGTGAGCCTGTGGTAGTAGCCAGGGGTGGATTCTCTGGAATTGCACCAGAGTCCAGTTTACCCGCTTATTCTACGGCACAGCAGACGAGCTTGGCTAGCACGATCTTACTCTGTGATCTCCAACTTACAAAGGATGCACAGGGCTTTTGCCAGTCTAGTCTGAACCTTCAAAATGCAACAACTATTGCTACAGCTTTTCCAGACTTGAAACCAAGAACCTACAACATAAACGGAAAGAATGTGGAAGGATTCTATGGGGTGGATTTTTTGGCAGATGATCTACTCAAAAACGTTTTCTGTAAGTTGTCAGACGGTTATACAGAGCTTCAGTTTCCTTTCTCAGTTTGTAGAGTACTATCATCTGGTTACAATTAAGAACAGAGAAAGTTACAAGAAGGGTTGAACTCAAACGCATTAGAAGATTAGGAAGCAATGCTAGTGCCCTTTCAAACAGTAGAAAATAATGAATTCCATGCTACTGCATAGTTTCTTTTGCTATCCTTCTTCATTCTCCTTCTGTTCTCTCTTAGAAAGCTGCATTTCGTAttgtttaatctgcacaaaGAAGTAATTTCTTGAGTTAGTAATGCTCTTCTGCTTAACAATTAAGTTGCTACCAGATAGACACAAAGATTGTGAATTGCCATTGAATTGATCTAACTCACATGCTTTCTCTGGCAGTGGTGCAAAGCATTTACTCAAGATCCCCTGGTATGGATGGTTCATACCCTCTGTTGACACCCTATGATGTTGTGGGCATGCAAGGTCCTCCTCCAGTACTATGGATGAACGTCGAGGTCCTTTCcttgctcttttattttcatttaactGACACTAATTAATGGTAATTTAACACAAGCAGAATTCAAAATACACCAAGAATCAATCACGAATTTTAGAGGAGTCGTCCATAAATTTTTGggatttctttgtttttcacaATTTGGATTTGATGTTGTTGCAATTTTGTGCTGCAGTATCCTAGTTTCTACGACGGACTGAAACTCAGCGCATCAGCATTTATTATAGATACCATGAGAGACTTGAATCCTGCATACATTTCATCACCAGAGATTGGATTCTTGAAGGGCTTAGTAGGAAAGGTGAACCCGGCAAAGCTCATTTTTAAGATTCCGGACATAAACGAAGTTGAACCTACAACGAAGAAGACATATGTTACACTGCTGTCAGACATAAATATGATCAAGACATTTGCATCCGGGATTATTCTTCCAAAAGAAAGCATATGGCCCGTAGATAGTGGAAGGCTATTGCTGCCTGCTACGAGTTCTGTATCTGATTTCCACAAAGCAGGTGTTGAAGTGTATGCTTCTGGCTTTGCAAATGATGACTACTTAAGTTATAATTATAGCTATGATCCAACCAAGGAGTATCTGCAGTTTATAGACAATTCTCAGTTTTCGGTTGACGGGGTAATTACGGATTTCCCTGCCACCGCATCAGAGTCCATTGGTGAGATTATGCTTTTTCTCTCCTCCATTCCTATAATATATTTCTCAATGAGTCAAAAGGAAGAGTACTGTAAAACCTATCAAAAAGTCAAACTGACTGAAACTGTCTCAAAATTTTACATTAGCTTTCTTCCTTGGTTTTACATGATCTAGTTCTGACCTGAGAACTGCTCATGTTGCAGCATGCCTAGCCCAGAACAAGAATGCTCCCAAAATTGTAAAAGGTAAGACTTTGTATCGTTTCATAGTGTTACACTTTGTATCGTTTCATAGtcttggaaaacaaaattatgCAATCTATTGCTACATGGAATAACTCGTTGTCTTCTTGCATTAAAGCACTGATAATATCTGACGACGGAGCAAGTGGAGATTACCCTGGGTCGACTGATCTTGCATACCAGAAAGCCATAGATGATGGAACCGAGATAATCGATTGTTCTGTTCAACTGTCCAAGGATGGAACCGCCTTCTGCTTGCCTTCTGCTGATCTTATAGGGACAACCACTGCAGCATCTCTTTTCATGGACCGATCTACCAGGATACCTGAAATTCAAGATAAGAATGGAATATTCTCCTTTGATCTCACTTGGACTGAAATTCAATCACTCAAACGTAAGCAAAACGCTTTATTTAATAGTAAAATGGTTATAACACCTTTTCAAGCTTTTGACATATGATGCTTTTCTCCCTTTTCAGCTCAACTTGCAAGCGTTTTTGATGGCCCTCTTGCTCGAAACCCTGCAAACAAGAATGCAGGAAAGTTCGTTACTCTTAATGAATTCTTGGATCTTGCTAAGAAAAGGGCAGTTACAGGAGTTCTAATTAACATTGAAGTAAGATTCACTTCACTTCAAACTCTTTCATGGACTCCATTTGTCAAGATATATTTTGACTTCCGGGTTCCTTGTAAAACTTTTACATATCCCACGTCTCATGTAACATCATGATTATACTCTTCAACCGTGCACAAGTTAATTAACACTTGATCTTTTAATCAGAATGCTGCCTATCTAGCATCAAACAAGGGTCTTGACATTGTTGGTGCTGTCACCACTGCCTTGAGCAACGCCACATTGGATAAGCAATCTACTCAGAAAGTTTTGATTCAGTCAGATGACAGTTCAGTGCTTTCGAAGTTCCAGGACATCAAGACTTACCTAAGAGTCTTGGCCATCGACAAAGATATAAGTGGTTCAACCCAAGAAACAGCACAGGAAGTCAAAAAATATGCTGATGCTGTTAAAGTGTTCAGAAATTCTATTGTTCTGGACTATCCAAACCCCGTCTTCATGTCCTTGAATTACAGCAACCTTGTTGAAGTCATGCATGCTGCCAACATCTCGGTGTATGTGGGAATTCTGAGAAATGAGTTCCAAAACTTTTTATTTGATTACTACGCTGATCCTTATGTCGAACTCGCCACTCTTACTCAGAAAGGAGTGGATGGAATCGTAACTGACTACCCTGCCACAGCAAATGCATACATGAGTAAGcatttttatttatcaatttACATGAGCAAGTTTTACTACCACTTCAGCATTTTTAGGAATTTATCAAGGCCACCATatggtttcttttcttctattttttggCCTAACCTGGAAATCATCTCTATCATGATACATCTATTACTGAAGTATGGAAGAGAAATTTCCTCTGATCTCTACAATGAAATTAAATGAGCAACCAGAAGAACTGTTTTGAGGGGAAAAAATGTTTGTTGAATTTTCATGGAGAATTGTTAGAAATAGAGACATTACCACTAGCCAGACaacgaaaaaaaataaaacaatgacCACTCTATGACAAATACGTGATTGCAGCACTACAGAAGAGCTCTAGATGAGCATAAAGAAGACACATGTTATTATTTTCTTCAACACAATACATGCCTAGCTTACAAACGGTAACTTGCTGTCCTTTGCTGCTGCAGGGTCCCCATGTTCCAATCCAAATGCCAATCTTCCATATACAATACTACCCATCAATCCAGGTGACATGTTTAACAATCTGGTTACAGCAAAACCTCCAGAGGCTGCACCCGCTGTACCTCTCCTTCAAAATGCAGATGTCGATGATCCTGCACTGCCTCCTGTAGCCAAGATTTCAGCTCCCCCACCCGCATCCCCTTCTGAATCTGGCTCTAACTCTCTTCCTGCTCCAGCACCCAAAAAATCAAGAAGCACGAAAACTGCTAGCAACACAGGTCTCATGGTTGCAGCAATGGTTGCAGTACTTACCATTCTCAGCTATAATAGCAAAGTTTATTAATAGGCATATCCACATTTACAAACACCAGTGTTCACCCTGTCACCGGGAAATATtgcaggttttttttttaggtgGATGTATTAGTCCTGTTTGCTAAACGTTTTAGTAGGAATTTTTCGTGCTAATGAT is part of the Coffea eugenioides isolate CCC68of chromosome 6, Ceug_1.0, whole genome shotgun sequence genome and encodes:
- the LOC113773699 gene encoding glycerophosphodiester phosphodiesterase GDPDL7-like, which gives rise to MNCKESPLTIIPQRLLLVVWNIRTRSKRRKKDNDKDGFVKKGSLPHNYLCWRNYRVKKLEVLGDGNLYPFMAFLLDAFLLPPSSERISEKKIGQDWKKMIRQLLLSFLLIQTTLVAARGRGRRHPAVVPPPAKKWLTLNGGEPVVVARGGFSGIAPESSLPAYSTAQQTSLASTILLCDLQLTKDAQGFCQSSLNLQNATTIATAFPDLKPRTYNINGKNVEGFYGVDFLADDLLKNVFLVQSIYSRSPGMDGSYPLLTPYDVVGMQGPPPVLWMNVEYPSFYDGLKLSASAFIIDTMRDLNPAYISSPEIGFLKGLVGKVNPAKLIFKIPDINEVEPTTKKTYVTLLSDINMIKTFASGIILPKESIWPVDSGRLLLPATSSVSDFHKAGVEVYASGFANDDYLSYNYSYDPTKEYLQFIDNSQFSVDGVITDFPATASESIACLAQNKNAPKIVKALIISDDGASGDYPGSTDLAYQKAIDDGTEIIDCSVQLSKDGTAFCLPSADLIGTTTAASLFMDRSTRIPEIQDKNGIFSFDLTWTEIQSLKPQLASVFDGPLARNPANKNAGKFVTLNEFLDLAKKRAVTGVLINIENAAYLASNKGLDIVGAVTTALSNATLDKQSTQKVLIQSDDSSVLSKFQDIKTYLRVLAIDKDISGSTQETAQEVKKYADAVKVFRNSIVLDYPNPVFMSLNYSNLVEVMHAANISVYVGILRNEFQNFLFDYYADPYVELATLTQKGVDGIVTDYPATANAYMSKHFYLSIYMSKFYYHFSIFRNLSRPPYGFFSSIFWPNLEIISIMIHLLLKYGREISSDLYNEIK